One Calonectris borealis chromosome 15, bCalBor7.hap1.2, whole genome shotgun sequence DNA segment encodes these proteins:
- the FGF1 gene encoding fibroblast growth factor 1 isoform X1, producing the protein MAEGEITTFTALTEKFNLPPGNYKKPKLLYCSNGGHFLRILPDGKVDGTRDRSDQHIQLQLSAESVGEVYIKSTKSGQYLAMDTNGLLYGSQLLGEECLFLERIEENHYNTYVSKKHADKNWFVGLKKNGRSKLGPRTHYGQKAILFLPLPVSAD; encoded by the exons ATGGCCGAAGGGGAAATCACTACCTTCACCGCCCTGACCGAAAAGTTCAACCTTCCCCCGGGGAACTACAAGAAACCCAAACTCCTGTACTGCAGCAACGGGGGCCACTTCCTACGGATCCTCCCAGACGGCAAAGTGGATGGGACCAGGGACCGAAGCGACCAGCACA ttcAACTGCAGCTAAGCGCGGAAAGTGTGGGAGAGGTGTATATAAAGAGCACCAAGTCTGGGCAGTACCTGGCGATGGACACCAACGGGCTGCTCTACGGCTCG CAGTTACTGGGTGAGGAGTGCCTGTTCCTTGAAAGGATCGAAGAAAACCATTACAACACGTACGTCTCCAAAAAGCACGCGGATAAGAACTGGTTTGTTGGGCTGAAGAAGAATGGGAGAAGCAAGCTGGGGCCGCGGACTCACTATGGCCAGAAGGCGATCCTCTTCCTCCCGCTGCCCGTCTCGGCCGACTAG
- the FGF1 gene encoding fibroblast growth factor 1 isoform X2 codes for MAEGEITTFTALTEKFNLPPGNYKKPKLLYCSNGGHFLRILPDGKVDGTRDRSDQHIQLQLSAESVGEVYIKSTKSGQYLAMDTNGLLYGSLLGEECLFLERIEENHYNTYVSKKHADKNWFVGLKKNGRSKLGPRTHYGQKAILFLPLPVSAD; via the exons ATGGCCGAAGGGGAAATCACTACCTTCACCGCCCTGACCGAAAAGTTCAACCTTCCCCCGGGGAACTACAAGAAACCCAAACTCCTGTACTGCAGCAACGGGGGCCACTTCCTACGGATCCTCCCAGACGGCAAAGTGGATGGGACCAGGGACCGAAGCGACCAGCACA ttcAACTGCAGCTAAGCGCGGAAAGTGTGGGAGAGGTGTATATAAAGAGCACCAAGTCTGGGCAGTACCTGGCGATGGACACCAACGGGCTGCTCTACGGCTCG TTACTGGGTGAGGAGTGCCTGTTCCTTGAAAGGATCGAAGAAAACCATTACAACACGTACGTCTCCAAAAAGCACGCGGATAAGAACTGGTTTGTTGGGCTGAAGAAGAATGGGAGAAGCAAGCTGGGGCCGCGGACTCACTATGGCCAGAAGGCGATCCTCTTCCTCCCGCTGCCCGTCTCGGCCGACTAG